From one Malus sylvestris chromosome 1, drMalSylv7.2, whole genome shotgun sequence genomic stretch:
- the LOC126616867 gene encoding protein SGT1 homolog — translation MASDLEQRAKEAFMDDHFELAVDLYTQAIALNPQSAELYSDRAQANIKAGNLTEAVADANKAIEFDTSLYKAYFRKGIACIKLEEYQTAKAALETGAPLAPQETRFASLIKECDEKIAEETIVLPTPPVEKDITENVIPEKDVEPVSQPSNQVTVATVKPKYRHEFYQKPEEGVVTIFAKGIPAKDVHVDFGEQILSVSIDVAGEDTYHFQPRLFGKIIPEKCRFDVLSTKVEIRLAKAEPIQWASLEFSKDSLVPFRGSGPVVGAPRPSYPSSKPKRDWDKLEAQVKKEEKEEKLDGDAALNKFFQDIYKDADEDTRRAMRKSFVESNGTVLSTNWKEVGNKKVEGSAPDGMEMKKWEF, via the exons ATGGCTTCCGATCTCGAACAGCGTGCCAAGGAGGCGTTCATGGACGACCACTTCGAATTGGCCGTCGACCTCTACACCCAGGCCATCGCTCTCAACCCCCAGAGCGCCGAGCTCTACTCCGACCGCGCCCAGGCCAACATCAAAGCCGGCAATCTCACTG AGGCTGTTGCGGATGCGAACAAGGCGATTGAGTTCGACACGTCATTGTACAAAGCGTATTTTCGAAAAGG AATTGCCTGCATCAAGCTCGAGGAATATCAGACTGCAAAGGCGGCCCTGGAAACCGGTGCTCCTTTGGCCCCGCAGGAGACAAGATTTGCTAGTTTGATAAAAGAGTGTGATGAGAAAATTGCAG AGGAAACTATTGTTCTACCAACACCTCCAGTGGAGAAAGACATTACAGAGAATGTTATACCTGAAAAAGATGTTGAGCCTGTGAGTCAACCTTCCAATCAGGTGACCGTAGCAACTGTCAAACCAAAATACAG GCATGAATTCTACCAGAAGCCAGAAGAAGGGGTTGTGACTATATTCGCCAAGGGCATACCGGCCAAAGATGTTCATGTTGACTTTGGTGAACAAATA CTAAGTGTTAGCATCGATGTTGCTGGTGAAGATACATATCATTTTCAACCTCGCTTATTTGGAAAG ATAATACCTGAAAAATGCAGGTTCGACGTTCTCTCCACCAAAGTTGAAATTCGCCTGGCTAAAGCTGAACCGATACAGTGGGCATCTCTTGAATTCAGCAAGGACAGCCTTGTTCCATTTAGGGGCAGTGGCCCAG TTGTTGGAGCGCCAAGGCCATCCTACCCATCCTCAAAACCAAAAAGGGACTGGGATAAGCTGGAGGCTCAAGTGAAGAAGGAG gaaaaagaagagaagcTTGATGGTGATGCAGCTCTGAACAAATTCTTCCAGGACATATACAAGGATGCTGATGAGGACACAAGAAGGGCGATGAGAAAATCTTTT GTGGAGTCAAACGGGACAGTGCTTTCCACAAACTGGAAAGAAGTGGGAAACAAAAAGGTTGAGGGAAGTGCTCCCGACGGcatggagatgaagaaatgggAGTTCTAG
- the LOC126616877 gene encoding uncharacterized protein LOC126616877 isoform X1, producing MQFFGGTEISPSLPASTASGNNGHMMYVFNRNGVCLLYREWNRPLHTLNQQQDHKLMFGLLFSLKSLTAKMDPTTPDKANLGVPQLPGQGCSFHSFRTNTYKLTFMESPSGIKIILVTHPRTGDLRKSLKYIYNLYVEYVVKNPLYTPGTPIRATISFTHLHQLAAWWPW from the exons ATGCAATTCTTCGGAGGAACGGAGATAAGCCCGTCGCTGCCGGCGTCGACGGCGTCGGGGAACAACGGGCACATGATGTACGTATTCAACCGCAACGGCGTCTGCTTGCTCTACCGCGAGTGGAATCGGCCGCTCCACACCCTGAACCAGCAGCAGGATCACAAGCTAATGTTCGGGCTCCTCTTCTCCCTCAAGTCCCTAACCGCCAAGATGGACCCCACCACGCCGGACAAGGCCAACCTCGGCGTCCCTCAGCTCCCCGGGCAGGGCTGCTCCTTCCACAGCTTCCGCACCAATACCTACAAGCTCACTTTCATGGAGTCCCCTTCTGGCattaag ATTATATTGGTTACACATCCTAGAACTGGTGACTTGAGGAAGTCTCTGAAGTACATTTACAACTTGTATGTCGAGTATGTTGTGAAGAACCCGCTCTACACTCCCGGTACTCCGATCAG GGCTACAATTTCCTTTACCCATCTCCACCAATTGGCCGCTTGGTGGCCATGGTAG
- the LOC126616877 gene encoding uncharacterized protein LOC126616877 isoform X2 gives MQFFGGTEISPSLPASTASGNNGHMMYVFNRNGVCLLYREWNRPLHTLNQQQDHKLMFGLLFSLKSLTAKMDPTTPDKANLGVPQLPGQGCSFHSFRTNTYKLTFMESPSGIKIILVTHPRTGDLRKSLKYIYNLYVEYVVKNPLYTPGTPIRCELFNTTLDQYVRSIS, from the exons ATGCAATTCTTCGGAGGAACGGAGATAAGCCCGTCGCTGCCGGCGTCGACGGCGTCGGGGAACAACGGGCACATGATGTACGTATTCAACCGCAACGGCGTCTGCTTGCTCTACCGCGAGTGGAATCGGCCGCTCCACACCCTGAACCAGCAGCAGGATCACAAGCTAATGTTCGGGCTCCTCTTCTCCCTCAAGTCCCTAACCGCCAAGATGGACCCCACCACGCCGGACAAGGCCAACCTCGGCGTCCCTCAGCTCCCCGGGCAGGGCTGCTCCTTCCACAGCTTCCGCACCAATACCTACAAGCTCACTTTCATGGAGTCCCCTTCTGGCattaag ATTATATTGGTTACACATCCTAGAACTGGTGACTTGAGGAAGTCTCTGAAGTACATTTACAACTTGTATGTCGAGTATGTTGTGAAGAACCCGCTCTACACTCCCGGTACTCCGATCAG GTGTGAGCTATTCAACACAACTCTTGACCAATACGTCAGGAGCATTTCATAG